In a single window of the Scyliorhinus canicula chromosome 1, sScyCan1.1, whole genome shotgun sequence genome:
- the LOC119976004 gene encoding microtubule-associated proteins 1A/1B light chain 3C-like: MRGMAVVHRTHGAQRFKHRKTFAARKEESTFIRAKYPQKIPVIVERYHGERHLKSLDKTKYLVPQDVIVSHFMTIIRNRLALTPNQAFYLVVRNKSLSNMYATIAELDQEFQDSDGFLYISYASQEMFGAS, encoded by the exons ATGCGGGGTATGGCTGTAGTACACCGGACTCACGGAGCTCAACGCTTCAAACACAGAAAGACCTTTG CTGCCAGGAAAGAGGAATCTACCTTCATTCGTGCCAAGTACCCTCAGAAAATACCG GTGATTGTGGAACGTTACCATGGCGAGAGACATTTGAAATCACTGGATAAAACCAAATACCTGGTTCCTCAAGATGTGATCGTGAGCCACTTCATGACCATCATCAG GAACAGATTGGCTCTAACACCTAATCAAGCTTTTTATCTTGTGGTGAGGAACAAAAGTCTCTCAAACATGTATGCCACCATTGCTGAACTGGACCAAGAATTCCAGGATTCCGATGGCTTCCTGTACATCTCTTATGCGTCCCAGGAGATGTTTGGTGCAAGCTGA